The Hyalangium gracile genomic sequence CATCTTCAGGCGGAGCTGTCCCTTGGGGCCCTTTCCGCGCGCCACGCGCTCGCCGCGGTCCTCCAGACCGTGATCCACGGCGTTCCGGGTCACGTGGACGAAGCTTCCCCAGAAGTCCATCCACGGGCCCTGCGGCAGGTGAAGCCGGCCCGAGTCGACGATGACCTCGATCGGTCCCTTGCCCAGCCTGTCGGCCAGCGCCCTGGCCTGGTCGGCGATCCGGTGGAGCCGCTGGGCCGCGGGCTCGTCCTTCCAGGACTCGATCATCTGCGCGATCTCGGCCCGGTCGCCCCCCTTGCGGAGGGCGGCGAGGACCTCCTGCAGCTCGTCCGCGTCGACGAAGATCGGCGCGCGCTCCCCTTGCCCGATGAACCCGAGGATCCTCGAGGCCGCTCCGTCCCAGGCCTCGCCCAGTCGTCCCCGCTCGCTCGCGCTGAGCGCGCGGTCGCGCTCGAGCTGCTCTTCCATCTCCTGGCAGAGCCGCGCCACGCCGGTGATCCCGAAGAGCGCCGCATTGGCCTTCAGGGTGTGCACGGCGCGGTAGGTCTCCGCCACCGAGAGGGCCTGGGACGAGTCGCGGAGCACTCCGACCAGCGCTCGCGCCTCGGTGAAGAACTCCAGGAAGCCGACGCGGTCTCGACTCAGCCCCTGGAAGATGTGGATCAGCTCCCGCTGCTCGTTCTCGAACCGCTCGCGCTCCAGCCGAGCGGTGACGTCCGAGACGACGACCAGGAAGCTGCCGGTCGACGGGATCGGCTTGAACCCGAGCAGCAACTCCCGGCCCTGATGCCGCATCCGCTTGGGAAGGGCCTCGAGCACCGCGTCCGCGTCGACGATCCCGTCACCCAGCAGAGGCCAGGCGTCCTCCAGCTCGCGGCCGAGCTCCGGGTCCACGGCCCCCAGGTACTCCCAGAGGCTCATGCCGCCGCGGATCTTCCCCAGCCAGGTCTCGAGGATCCGGGAGAACGCGGGCGCCACCCTCCCGCTCGCGCTGACGGTCATGAACCCCTGATCGACGTTGTCTAGGATCAAGCGAAGATCCTTGTTGCGGGCGTCCAGCTGCCGGGTCCGCCGCTTGACGATCTTCTCCAGCCCCACGACGTTGAGGAAGAAGCCGCGCGCCGCGAAGGACGCCGCAACCGTCGCCAGCAGGATGAAGACAGCATGGACCGCCACGGCCCACAGCGAGGCCTGATAGTTGAACACGCTGCGCGGCAGGATGAGGAAGAAGAGCAGGTGGTGCGCCACCACCGCCAGGGCGGCGACGACGATGACGAGAGGGTTGGCGAACACCACCATCAGCGCCAGGGAGACGAGGAAATAGAAGTGCATCTCGATTTCCATCGGTCCCTGCCCGAAGTGGACCAGGAGCCCGCCCATGAACACCGAGGCCAGGCCCATGACGAGCGAGACGTGGCGAGGGTTCGAGAAGGTCTTGTAGGCGAGCAGCGGCCCGACGAGCACCAACCCAGAGAGGCCCAGCGCGTACACGGGCCCGGTCTCCGCGAGGAAGGCCACCCCGGCGAACACCGGCGGGTGCACGAGGAAGAAGAAGAGGGCTATCCGATTGACCTTGTGGAGGTAGCCTCTCTCGAAGTCGCTGATCTCCTCGGGGAGGATGACCTGCTCCAGCAGTCGCCTCATCATGGCGCGGCCTCCGGCTCTGGTGTGTATTTCAGCCCGAGAGGATCCACCTCTCGCTGAAGCTCTCTGGAGAGCGCGCAGCCATACAGGGGCAGCGCCCCCGGGCGCCCGCCGCTCTCGACGGCGCGAAGGATGGCGACATCCTCCAGCGTCCCCTGCCTCCTGCGGGAATAGCCCCCTGAGTACTCCAGCCGCCCCTCGTCTCCGAGCACCAGCATGAGCGGCGCGCCCTCGATGGCATAGCGGGCCTTCAGCTCCTCCGAGCTGATGCTCTCGAAGCCGAAGCCCCGGGCCGTGAGCCGTTCGCCGATGCCCTCATCGCGGCCGATCAGCAGGACCTTCTCCGCGTAGGAAGGCTGGGGCCCACGCAGCAGCAGGTGCTCGAGCACCCGCTGCGAGCAGCGACACCCGCTGGCGAGCACGTGGAGGACGTAGCCCGCTCCCGGGCGGCCCTCTCGCGCCGCGTCGGCCTGGAGCCGTCGCGTCAGCTCCGCCGCCGAGGTGGGCTCTGGCAGCGTCAACAGGTGGCCCGCCGTGAGCAGGCTGACGGGAACGAGCATCGCGGGGATCCACACCCCCACCAACACGCGGCCCAACCAGCGAGCCACTCTCTGGGACGCCACGGAAATCGTGCGAGACCGTTCCATGGAGCGCATGGGCATCATGCCTGTCGGAGAGCCAGGTGCAGCGAGAGCGGACCCGCCGAGGTGTTGAGCGACACGGTCAACGTGCGCTCCAGCAGCTTTTCCGCCGAGGTGGCGAACTCCGCCTTGGGTGGAGACAGATCCACCGGATAGCCCGCCTTGAGGAGGGCGTCGGTGGCGTTGCCCACCACGATGTTGGCGACCTCCGAGACGGCGTCCTTGACCTCGGCGGTGTCATAGGGAGGGGAGCTGGCGTTACCGAGCATCCTCGCCGTGATCTCCCCGGCAACCCCGGGGGTGAAACTCCAGATCGTCGGCCCGAACAGGGGCCCCCGGATCTGGATGCTGACGACGAAGGTGGGAGGCGGAGGCAGCTCGGTGGTGAGCGTGAGCGGGCTCAGCTCGCCCTTCAAACCCGTCGCGGCCTGGAAGATGTTCACCAGGGACGAGACGAATGCATTGACCACCTCGGCGCTGATCGCGGTCGACATGTCGATCATCCTTTCGTCACGCGAATGACTTCTTGAAGAGTCGTCACACCCGCGCACAAGGCCCTCATGGCCTGGAACCACATGGCGCGGAACCCGCTCGCGACCGCGAGCGCATGCAGCTCGTCGACCTGTGCTCCCCTGGCGATGGCCATCCGCAAGCTGTCGTTGAGCTCGAGGATCTCCCGCACGGCGATCCGGCCGCGATACCCCGTGTTCTGACACCGCGCGCAGCCGCGACCGCGGCAGAGCCTCACCTCCGGCGGGAGCGCGGGGAGCCCGAGCGAGGCCAACTCCGACGCGCTCACCTCGTGCGGCTCGGCGCACTCGGTGCACACCTTGCGAACGAGCCGCTGCGCGACGACTCCCATCAGGGCCGGAGCGACGAGGCATGGCTCGATCCCCATCTCCGTCAGGCGCATGATCGCGCTCGGCGCGTCATTGGTGTGCAGGGAGGCCATGACCAGGTGGCCGGTGAGCGAGGCCTCGACGGCGATGGCCCCCGTCTCCCGATCCCGGATCTCCCCCACCAGGATCACGTTCGGATCCTGGCGGAGGATGGAGCGCAGCGCGAGCGCGAAGGTCAGCCCACGCCGGGTGTTCACCTGGACCTGGTTGATCCCCGGCAGCTGGTACTCGACCGGATCCTCTACGGAGACGATGTTGACCTCCGGGCTGCGCACCGTGTTGAGCGCCCCGTACAGCGTGGTGCTCTTGCCGCTCCCGGTGGGGCCGGTGACGAGGAGCAGCCCGAATGGCATCCGCAACAACCGCTCGAAGGTGGCCATCTGGCCCGGCTCGAACCCGAGCTCGCTCAGGGGCAGACAGGCCCTCGAGTTGTCGAGGATGCGGCAGCAGACCTTCTCGCCGAAGTAGGTCGGCAGGATCGAGACGCGCAGGTCGATGTCGTTGGTGGTCCGCTGAAGCTTGATCCGACCATCCTGCGGCACGTTGCGCTCGGAGATGTCGAGCTGCGCCATGACCTTGATGCGCGAGACGATGGCCGCGTGCCGCTCCAGGGGGATGGTCTGATCGACGCGCAGCATTCCGTCGATGCGGTAGCGGATGCAGGTCTCCTTCTCGCCAGCCTCGATGTGGATGTCGCTGGCGCGCAGCTCCACCGCCCGGAGGATGACGTGGTTCACGAAGGCCACCGCCTGCTGGGCGGCCACCAGGCTGACGCTGAGCGCCTCTTCCCTGGCCTGCTCGAGGACCCGAAGCGGCTCGTAGAGCCGCTTGATGCCACGGACGATCTCCTGCGGAGACGAGACGACGGTGATGACCTGCCGCTTCAGCTCGTGGGAGAGCCAGTCGAACAGCTCGAGGCGGGCGGGCTCCGCCGTGGCGATGGTGACCTCGTCCTCGGAGACGAAGACGGGAACCAGCTTGTGACGCTCCGCGAGCGGGCGCGGGATGACCTCGGCCAGCGAGGGCACCAGGTCCACCTGATCCAGCTCCAGCCTTGGCAGCTTGAGCTGCTCGGCGACGTAGCGCGCTACCTCTTCCGTGCTCTCGAACCCCAGGGAGCGCAGATCCGCGATGGGGATCTCGTCGCACCGCTTCAGCAAGGCGAGCGCCGTCGCCTTCGCGGAGGTGGCGCTCACGGCTCATCCCCGAAGAGCTTGTCCAGCTCGCTCTGGGACACCTCCCCCTGGAGGGGCTGTGGAGGCTGGGGTGTCGACGTGACCAGCAGATCGCGCATCTCGAGGAAGCTGAGATTCCGGATGGCTTCCATCTTCTCGGAGCCCGAGCGGAGCTCGGCCGGAGCCTGACTCGCTCGCACCTCCACGATCTTCTGGCCGCAGCCCCCACAGAAGAGGTCCGAGGGCGTGTTGAAGAAGGAGCAGCGCGAGCAGGCACTGGCGAGCGTGCCCCCACACCGGCCGCAGTAGCGGCGGGAATTGGCGTTCTGAGCCTGACAGCCGCGACAGGTGATCATGAGCTCAGTCCTCCGCCAGCTGGGGCTGAGCGAGCTCCAGGCCGAAGACCCTGCGCACCATGGTGGCGAGGCTCTCGGCGGTGAAGGGCTTGAGGATGAAGTACTTCACCCCGGCGGCCCGGCACGCGAGGATCTTGTCGCGCGCGGTCAGCGAGCTGCACATGACCACGGTGGCCTCGGGGTGCTTCTGGAGCAGCTGGGTGGCGGCCGTCACCCCGTCCATCTCCGGCAGGATGATGTCCAGCATCACCAGGGCGGGGCGATGCTTCTCGTACAGCTCCAGCGCCTGGTCTCCCCTCTCGGCCTCGGCGACGACCTGAAAGCCCAGATTCGTCAGCTCGGTCCTGAGGCGAATCCGAATCACCCTGGAATCATCGATCACGACGGCGGTGCGTCTCATGTGCAGGCTCCATCGTTGTGGTATCAAGCACGACCTGTCCCAATGCCTTGCATCGAGCAAGCCAGTCTCGGAACAGCGACTCCCGAGCGGTTGGCCACCACGGAGCAGACGGAGCGCGTCGCGAAACACGACACCGTGGCGGAACCCCATGCGGCTGCGGGGCTCGGCGGACGAGCCCCGGCCGCCGCCGTCACGGACAGAGGGTGCGCTCGTTCAACGGCTTGATGCGACCCGCGGCCGTGCCCGTCAGCGAGACGGCATAGACGGCACCTTCCCAGTTGCCGTTGCTGAACGACATCCGGGCATAGGGCGCCAGCACCGTCCCCTGGAAGCCGAAGCTGGAGGCGGAGATCGCCGTGGTGTCCACGAAGTTGTAGAGGATGTTGGACGCGTCGACGCCGCTGAGCGAGTAGCCGAAGTTCTGGAACGTGGCCGAGGCGCCGCGGATGTTGATCAGCACGAACGAGCCGGCCGGCACGTCGATGGTGAACCGCGCCGCGCCCGTGAATCCGCTGGCGGGCACGTTGAAGACGTTCACCCCCGTACGCGTGCCGGTCAGCTTGATGCCGCCCCAGGACTCACGCGTGTAGGTGCCATTGGCCGTCAGGCCGGCGAGCTGCGCGGACAGACTGCGCAGCTGGGTGAACCGGGCCGCGAAGTCGATGGGCGTGCCCCGGGACGCGGCGCCGCGAACGAAGGAGACGGTCTGGTTGGTGGTGTAGGTGCCCCCATAGTGGGCGTTGCCATAGACGCTGCCGTTGGAGAGCGTGAGGTTCTTGCCGGCCACCAGCACGTTGGAGGTGTCGCTGGCCAGCAGGTGGCTGCCCACCGAGAAGCTCTGCAGGGAGATGTTGCCTCCCGCCGCCACCTTGCCCCGCACGTCCGGGCCCAGGTTGTAGTCCTCGAGGAGGAAGAGGTTGTAGTCGTTCAGCCGCACGGAGACGCAGGTGGTGCAGGGGCCGACCACCGAGAGCGGGCGGGTCGCGGTCCCGACGTTGCCGGCGGCATCCGTCACCCGGTAGGTGACCGTGTACTGGCCGATGCGCGTCTGGTCCAGGTTGCTGGAGGCCGTGATGCTCGAGGTCAGGGTGCCCGCGCACGTATCAGTGGCCGTGGCTCCCGGGTCCACGTACGGCGTGCCATTGCACTGCACGGAGGACGGCCCCGAGACCACCTGGATCCGCGGCGCCACCGTATCGCGCACCGTCACGATACGCTCGGCCGTGGCGGAGCGCCCCCGCCCGTCGTCGACACTGTAGCGGAGCGTCTGGGCGCCGAGCGCCTTGTTGTTGAGGGTCCCCGTCTTCACGATGGAAGCAGTGCGGCTGCCAGCACACTGATCCGTGGCCGTGGCTCCCGGGTCGGTGAACAGCAGGCCGCACTCCAGGGTCTGCGTGGCCGAGCCATTGAGCGTCAGAACCGGATCCAGAGTGTCGGCCACGGTCACCGTGCGCGTCATGGGCTGTGACACGTTGCCGAACGCGTCGGTCGCGACGTAGGTGAGCGGATAGGAGCCCGGCGTCCCGATGGTCACCGCTCCGCTCCGCTGGACACTGCCTGCCGACAGCGGCCCCTCGCATGAATCGCTCGCGGTCGCGCCCGGATCGGCATAGGAGCCCCCCGCCATGCACTCCAGCTGGAGGGCAGCCGGGCCGTTGAGGGCCACCACCGGCGGCACGACGTCCGTCACCGTCACCACGCTGGTACATGAGGCCACGTGGTTGGCTTGGTCCAGGCACGTCAACATCACCGTCGTGC encodes the following:
- a CDS encoding chemotaxis protein CheX, yielding MSTAISAEVVNAFVSSLVNIFQAATGLKGELSPLTLTTELPPPPTFVVSIQIRGPLFGPTIWSFTPGVAGEITARMLGNASSPPYDTAEVKDAVSEVANIVVGNATDALLKAGYPVDLSPPKAEFATSAEKLLERTLTVSLNTSAGPLSLHLALRQA
- a CDS encoding response regulator — translated: MRRTAVVIDDSRVIRIRLRTELTNLGFQVVAEAERGDQALELYEKHRPALVMLDIILPEMDGVTAATQLLQKHPEATVVMCSSLTARDKILACRAAGVKYFILKPFTAESLATMVRRVFGLELAQPQLAED
- a CDS encoding double zinc ribbon domain-containing protein; the encoded protein is MITCRGCQAQNANSRRYCGRCGGTLASACSRCSFFNTPSDLFCGGCGQKIVEVRASQAPAELRSGSEKMEAIRNLSFLEMRDLLVTSTPQPPQPLQGEVSQSELDKLFGDEP
- a CDS encoding ATP-binding protein — its product is MMRRLLEQVILPEEISDFERGYLHKVNRIALFFFLVHPPVFAGVAFLAETGPVYALGLSGLVLVGPLLAYKTFSNPRHVSLVMGLASVFMGGLLVHFGQGPMEIEMHFYFLVSLALMVVFANPLVIVVAALAVVAHHLLFFLILPRSVFNYQASLWAVAVHAVFILLATVAASFAARGFFLNVVGLEKIVKRRTRQLDARNKDLRLILDNVDQGFMTVSASGRVAPAFSRILETWLGKIRGGMSLWEYLGAVDPELGRELEDAWPLLGDGIVDADAVLEALPKRMRHQGRELLLGFKPIPSTGSFLVVVSDVTARLERERFENEQRELIHIFQGLSRDRVGFLEFFTEARALVGVLRDSSQALSVAETYRAVHTLKANAALFGITGVARLCQEMEEQLERDRALSASERGRLGEAWDGAASRILGFIGQGERAPIFVDADELQEVLAALRKGGDRAEIAQMIESWKDEPAAQRLHRIADQARALADRLGKGPIEVIVDSGRLHLPQGPWMDFWGSFVHVTRNAVDHGLEDRGERVARGKGPKGQLRLKMDCVSDQVRLVIADDGRGIDWESVREAARGMGLPAQTREELLEALFFDGLSTKKSPNDISGRGIGLGVVRSACQRMGGTIHIRSEPGHGTEFEFRFPRSLCSSVSRPWSLEPMRAAS
- a CDS encoding GspE/PulE family protein is translated as MSATSAKATALALLKRCDEIPIADLRSLGFESTEEVARYVAEQLKLPRLELDQVDLVPSLAEVIPRPLAERHKLVPVFVSEDEVTIATAEPARLELFDWLSHELKRQVITVVSSPQEIVRGIKRLYEPLRVLEQAREEALSVSLVAAQQAVAFVNHVILRAVELRASDIHIEAGEKETCIRYRIDGMLRVDQTIPLERHAAIVSRIKVMAQLDISERNVPQDGRIKLQRTTNDIDLRVSILPTYFGEKVCCRILDNSRACLPLSELGFEPGQMATFERLLRMPFGLLLVTGPTGSGKSTTLYGALNTVRSPEVNIVSVEDPVEYQLPGINQVQVNTRRGLTFALALRSILRQDPNVILVGEIRDRETGAIAVEASLTGHLVMASLHTNDAPSAIMRLTEMGIEPCLVAPALMGVVAQRLVRKVCTECAEPHEVSASELASLGLPALPPEVRLCRGRGCARCQNTGYRGRIAVREILELNDSLRMAIARGAQVDELHALAVASGFRAMWFQAMRALCAGVTTLQEVIRVTKG
- a CDS encoding choice-of-anchor A family protein, whose translation is MLGIALAVILGCGEAEARGRGPTPGAGGIDQASRSSNKVLILASSVSGGRNSREAQAVVAYSPETQIDVVSPAHWKAMTAEQFMAYRAIIIGDAACQSGTAAFQAAIDTRDTWGAVVDGDVVIIASDPTSSDTPVLVENGVRYALNSVQWRTGMYIALGCAYQNAPADTPVPLLEPFGTFKVQGLPGCADSAHMFEMNNNMLSRDFWDELLVGSGGCAARSVFTSYPRRNFSFAAIAMNSSVASVPGQRSYSDFTFIPEEETHFVGTPYILVSGAMPLGAGCGYPEAPPEGEECDNGDWLNGQPAMRQEQGANTCSWSCHRQWCGDGHVDAEWGEECDLGIGNGRAQDSAGSLGTCTAFCKIPNLSPAGSGQPPEARCQDVTVVADLACGASASINDGSFDPDGDLVECTQSPAGPYDIGSTTVMLTCLDQANHVASCTSVVTVTDVVPPVVALNGPAALQLECMAGGSYADPGATASDSCEGPLSAGSVQRSGAVTIGTPGSYPLTYVATDAFGNVSQPMTRTVTVADTLDPVLTLNGSATQTLECGLLFTDPGATATDQCAGSRTASIVKTGTLNNKALGAQTLRYSVDDGRGRSATAERIVTVRDTVAPRIQVVSGPSSVQCNGTPYVDPGATATDTCAGTLTSSITASSNLDQTRIGQYTVTYRVTDAAGNVGTATRPLSVVGPCTTCVSVRLNDYNLFLLEDYNLGPDVRGKVAAGGNISLQSFSVGSHLLASDTSNVLVAGKNLTLSNGSVYGNAHYGGTYTTNQTVSFVRGAASRGTPIDFAARFTQLRSLSAQLAGLTANGTYTRESWGGIKLTGTRTGVNVFNVPASGFTGAARFTIDVPAGSFVLINIRGASATFQNFGYSLSGVDASNILYNFVDTTAISASSFGFQGTVLAPYARMSFSNGNWEGAVYAVSLTGTAAGRIKPLNERTLCP